In the genome of Paenibacillus pabuli, one region contains:
- the gndA gene encoding NADP-dependent phosphogluconate dehydrogenase, whose amino-acid sequence MSKQQIGVIGLAVMGKNLALNIESKGFSVSVFNRSPEKTHDLLKEAEGKKLTGAFSIEEFVGSLESPRKILIMVQAGKATDATIEQLLPHLDEGDIIIDGGNAYFPDTQRRSKELEAKGFRFIGAGVSGGEEGALKGPAIMPGGQESAYELVEPILTAISAKVGDDACSTYIGPDGAGHYVKMVHNGIEYGDMQLIGEAYHLLKSVLNVSVEELHAIFSEWNQGELDSYLIEITADIFSKYDPETGKPMVDVILDAAGQKGTGKWTSQSALDLGVPLSMITESVFSRFLSAMKDERVAASKILNGPATEAFSGDKKAFIENVRKALFASKIVSYAQGFAQMRAASDEYGWDLKYGNIAMIFRGGCIIRSQFLQNIKEAYDKDAALKNLLLDPYFQNIVESYQGAWREVVAAAVTQGIPVPGFSSALSYYDSYRTERLPANLLQAQRDYFGAHTFKRVDKEGSFHFQWMDTNE is encoded by the coding sequence ATGAGTAAACAACAGATCGGTGTCATCGGACTTGCAGTAATGGGTAAGAACCTTGCCCTTAATATTGAAAGCAAAGGATTCTCGGTATCGGTATTTAACCGTTCCCCGGAGAAAACGCATGATCTCCTAAAAGAGGCTGAGGGAAAAAAACTGACAGGTGCCTTCTCCATTGAAGAGTTCGTGGGTTCCCTGGAATCTCCACGCAAAATCCTGATCATGGTTCAAGCGGGTAAAGCAACGGACGCTACCATTGAACAACTGTTGCCTCACTTGGACGAGGGCGATATCATCATTGATGGAGGGAATGCATACTTCCCTGACACTCAACGCCGTAGCAAAGAGCTGGAAGCCAAAGGTTTCCGCTTTATCGGTGCGGGAGTATCCGGTGGGGAAGAAGGCGCATTGAAAGGCCCGGCAATCATGCCAGGTGGACAAGAGAGCGCTTATGAACTCGTTGAACCGATTCTGACCGCTATTTCCGCTAAAGTAGGCGACGATGCTTGCAGCACATATATTGGACCAGATGGTGCCGGACACTATGTAAAAATGGTACACAACGGTATCGAGTATGGAGATATGCAGTTGATCGGTGAAGCGTATCATTTGCTCAAATCGGTGCTGAATGTGTCCGTTGAAGAACTGCATGCGATCTTCTCCGAATGGAATCAAGGCGAGCTGGATAGCTACTTGATCGAAATCACGGCAGACATCTTCTCCAAATACGATCCGGAAACGGGCAAACCAATGGTTGATGTCATTCTGGATGCAGCCGGACAAAAAGGAACAGGCAAATGGACAAGCCAAAGCGCGCTGGATCTCGGCGTACCATTGTCCATGATTACGGAATCCGTATTCTCCCGCTTCCTGTCTGCAATGAAGGACGAGCGCGTAGCAGCAAGCAAAATCTTGAATGGACCAGCAACGGAAGCCTTCTCTGGCGACAAAAAGGCGTTCATCGAGAACGTGCGCAAAGCGCTGTTTGCAAGTAAAATCGTATCTTACGCACAAGGTTTTGCCCAAATGCGCGCAGCTTCCGACGAGTACGGCTGGGATCTGAAATACGGCAACATCGCCATGATCTTCCGTGGTGGCTGCATCATCCGTTCGCAGTTCCTGCAAAACATCAAGGAAGCATATGACAAGGATGCAGCACTGAAAAATCTGCTTCTTGACCCATACTTCCAAAACATTGTTGAATCCTACCAAGGTGCATGGCGTGAAGTTGTTGCAGCTGCGGTAACTCAAGGAATTCCGGTTCCTGGATTCTCCAGCGCGTTGTCTTACTATGACAGCTACCGCACTGAGCGTTTGCCAGCAAACCTGTTGCAAGCACAACGTGACTACTTTGGCGCTCACACATTCAAACGTGTGGACAAAGAAGGTTCATTCCACTTCCAATGGATGGATACTAACGAGTAA
- the fsa gene encoding fructose-6-phosphate aldolase: MKFFIDTANLVDIKKAYKIGVLSGVTTNPSLVAKEGVKFEDRIEEILREVPEVESVSAEVTPDAITAEEMIAQANELIKINNNDKNITIKLPMTLAGLEACRYLTKKGVKTNVTLIFTVNQALLAARAGATYVSPFLGRLDDISEDGVQLVAKVAELFRTHNLDAQIIAASVRHPDHVTRVAMAGAHIATVPFSVIEQISKHPLTDQGMDKFAADWKKTVQ, translated from the coding sequence ATGAAATTTTTCATCGATACAGCAAACCTGGTAGACATCAAAAAAGCATACAAAATCGGCGTCCTGTCTGGTGTTACAACTAACCCGTCATTGGTAGCCAAAGAAGGCGTGAAATTCGAAGACCGTATTGAAGAAATTTTGCGTGAGGTACCTGAAGTTGAATCCGTATCTGCGGAAGTAACACCAGATGCGATTACAGCTGAAGAGATGATTGCTCAAGCAAACGAACTGATCAAAATCAATAACAACGACAAAAACATCACAATCAAGCTGCCAATGACACTTGCAGGACTGGAAGCTTGCCGTTACCTGACCAAAAAAGGCGTGAAAACCAATGTGACATTGATCTTCACCGTAAACCAGGCGCTGCTTGCTGCTCGTGCCGGTGCAACATATGTATCCCCATTCCTGGGACGTCTCGATGATATCTCCGAAGATGGCGTGCAATTGGTTGCCAAAGTCGCTGAACTGTTCCGTACACATAACCTGGATGCACAGATTATTGCGGCTTCCGTAAGACATCCGGACCACGTTACACGTGTAGCCATGGCTGGAGCACATATTGCGACTGTTCCATTCTCCGTTATTGAGCAAATCTCCAAACACCCGCTGACAGACCAAGGCATGGATAAGTTTGCAGCAGACTGGAAAAAAACTGTTCAGTAA
- the zwf gene encoding glucose-6-phosphate dehydrogenase, with translation MEPTSIILFGATGDLAKRKIYPALYNLYIEQKLPASFSLIGLGRREWSDEFFQAQVEKSLNEFSRRPADPEVVKSFVQAFRYSVLNISHKEDYKELLNLVEQREAELAIPSNRLFYLSVGPEFFEPIAENIQLSGLGSTEGWKRLVIEKPFGHDLQSARDLNRKLSEAFTEEEIYRIDHYLGKPMVQRLETLHQSNPIMKALWNNRYISNVQITANETVGVEERASYYDHVGAVRDMFQNHMLQLLMMMAIQLPYNSTSEKVGLKKKHIMESIQPLQKQNVGASVIRGQYAEGNIQGKSVNGYAAEPGVAENTMNDTFIAAKLQIDDFFWRGVPFYIRTGKRMKEKSTRIVIEFKEPSGQANVVNGSKPNLLVIEMSPDQSMTLQLNASDPQNKGEFKPVHIDLSPDREDLAEAYENLIHDALHGDPTFFAHWDEVELSWAWVQPILDAFQENLLPLHLYPAGSYGPAESDAMLAAEGHHWWFDQPADQQAEDDIEVPLAVNANL, from the coding sequence ATGGAACCAACGAGCATTATTTTATTTGGTGCGACTGGCGATTTAGCCAAAAGAAAAATATATCCAGCCTTATATAATTTATATATTGAGCAGAAACTTCCGGCATCCTTCTCGCTGATTGGCTTGGGACGTAGAGAGTGGTCTGATGAATTCTTTCAGGCACAAGTGGAAAAATCATTAAATGAATTTTCCAGACGTCCGGCTGATCCTGAGGTTGTGAAATCATTCGTGCAGGCTTTCCGCTACAGTGTATTGAATATAAGCCATAAGGAAGATTATAAAGAGCTGTTAAATTTGGTTGAACAAAGAGAAGCAGAGCTTGCCATTCCTTCCAATCGTTTGTTCTATCTTTCAGTTGGTCCAGAATTCTTCGAACCCATTGCAGAAAACATTCAGCTAAGTGGACTTGGATCAACTGAAGGCTGGAAACGCCTTGTGATCGAGAAGCCATTTGGACATGATCTGCAATCGGCTCGTGACCTCAATCGCAAATTAAGCGAGGCGTTCACAGAAGAAGAAATTTATCGAATTGACCACTATTTGGGCAAACCGATGGTGCAGCGTTTGGAAACCTTGCATCAAAGCAATCCGATCATGAAGGCGTTGTGGAACAACCGTTACATCTCCAATGTGCAGATCACCGCTAATGAGACTGTTGGCGTGGAAGAACGGGCATCCTATTATGATCATGTAGGCGCCGTGCGTGACATGTTCCAGAATCATATGCTGCAATTGCTTATGATGATGGCGATCCAGCTTCCATATAACAGCACCTCGGAAAAAGTCGGTTTGAAGAAAAAACACATCATGGAATCGATCCAGCCACTGCAAAAGCAAAACGTGGGTGCAAGTGTCATTCGCGGACAGTATGCTGAAGGAAACATCCAAGGCAAATCCGTTAACGGATATGCAGCTGAACCGGGTGTTGCCGAGAATACGATGAATGATACGTTTATTGCCGCCAAATTGCAGATTGATGACTTCTTCTGGCGCGGAGTGCCTTTCTATATCCGTACCGGTAAACGAATGAAGGAGAAATCGACGCGTATTGTCATCGAATTCAAGGAACCATCTGGCCAAGCCAACGTGGTTAACGGTTCCAAGCCGAACCTGCTTGTGATTGAGATGAGTCCTGACCAGAGCATGACACTGCAGCTGAATGCGAGCGACCCGCAAAACAAAGGGGAGTTCAAACCGGTTCATATCGATCTGTCACCAGATCGTGAGGATCTGGCTGAGGCCTATGAGAACTTAATCCATGATGCATTGCATGGTGACCCAACGTTCTTTGCCCATTGGGATGAAGTAGAGCTATCCTGGGCTTGGGTACAACCTATTCTGGATGCATTCCAGGAGAATTTGCTCCCGCTTCATCTGTACCCGGCTGGAAGCTACGGACCAGCAGAGTCGGATGCGATGCTCGCTGCGGAAGGGCATCACTGGTGGTTTGACCAACCTGCCGATCAGCAGGCTGAAGATGATATTGAAGTTCCTTTGGCTGTTAATGCTAATCTGTAA
- a CDS encoding LysR family transcriptional regulator, with protein MTTNYELYKVFYWAAKTGSLTQAAKALYITQPSVSHAIKQLEESFGLTLFYRNSKGVALTQEGVSLYSYIEQSQILISLAEEKMAALKNLDNGELRIGGSDSLFKHYMLSYLEEFHVLYPNIKLHLSHGTTPEVITFLKEGKIDLGVVRMPIVDPQLEVRESIQLKDCFVAGERYAQLKGKVMTLEMLMEHQLILFSRNSRVRMAITELFNSYGYTLKPEIEVGSVDLLIEFARRGLGISYVTREFISKELEEGSLFEIQLDVSLPPSHVGIMTKRNMPISLAANRFMDLIFKTE; from the coding sequence ATGACGACAAATTATGAATTATATAAGGTATTCTATTGGGCTGCCAAAACAGGCAGTTTGACCCAAGCCGCCAAAGCGCTATATATTACTCAACCCAGTGTCAGTCATGCCATTAAACAGTTGGAAGAAAGCTTTGGTCTCACGTTGTTTTACCGGAACTCCAAGGGAGTTGCGCTAACACAGGAAGGTGTAAGTCTGTATTCCTATATTGAACAATCACAAATTTTGATCTCGCTGGCCGAGGAGAAAATGGCTGCATTGAAGAATTTAGACAACGGGGAACTACGGATTGGTGGCAGTGATTCGCTGTTCAAGCATTACATGCTGTCCTATCTGGAAGAATTCCATGTGCTTTACCCTAACATCAAGCTGCATCTAAGTCATGGGACAACGCCGGAAGTCATAACCTTTCTGAAAGAAGGCAAAATTGATTTGGGTGTTGTGCGAATGCCCATTGTTGATCCGCAGCTTGAGGTCAGGGAAAGTATCCAGCTCAAAGACTGCTTCGTTGCGGGGGAACGTTATGCGCAGCTCAAGGGAAAAGTCATGACACTGGAGATGCTGATGGAGCATCAGCTGATTCTTTTTTCGCGGAACAGCAGGGTTCGCATGGCGATTACGGAATTGTTCAACAGCTATGGCTACACACTTAAACCGGAGATTGAGGTCGGAAGCGTAGATTTGTTAATTGAATTTGCACGGCGGGGATTGGGCATATCGTATGTCACCCGTGAATTTATTTCCAAAGAGCTGGAAGAAGGCTCTCTCTTCGAAATTCAGTTGGATGTTTCTTTGCCACCTTCACATGTGGGCATCATGACCAAGCGAAATATGCCGATTTCCCTGGCGGCCAATCGTTTTATGGATCTCATTTTCAAAACGGAATAA
- a CDS encoding cupin domain-containing protein has product MTNPILQAPNVQLAADSTAVLNYQRDSRNYVTQLFGEQLPTIKNGFFNVYMSKGIIVQPHWHTNVTEMIVLISGEITTSVFDPFKRERISYHLKPGQVSIFPQGWFHWFVAETDDVHLLTIFDQPTPDIVLGADFLVATPPEVAHRAYCIDEEAYAKAIASIKNDAILGPPIGCMDSVSDQAIKASKSSKNSKG; this is encoded by the coding sequence ATGACTAATCCGATTCTGCAAGCCCCGAATGTTCAGCTGGCGGCCGATTCGACAGCGGTGTTGAATTATCAGCGTGACTCGCGAAATTATGTTACCCAGTTGTTTGGGGAGCAGCTACCTACGATCAAGAATGGATTTTTCAATGTATACATGAGCAAAGGCATTATTGTTCAGCCTCATTGGCACACAAATGTGACCGAAATGATTGTTCTGATCAGTGGTGAGATCACTACCTCAGTCTTTGATCCGTTCAAGCGCGAGCGGATAAGTTATCACTTGAAGCCTGGTCAGGTGTCGATTTTCCCTCAAGGATGGTTCCATTGGTTTGTAGCGGAGACAGACGATGTGCACCTGTTAACGATATTTGATCAACCGACACCGGACATTGTACTTGGGGCAGATTTTCTGGTTGCAACACCTCCCGAAGTTGCACATCGGGCCTACTGTATTGACGAGGAGGCATACGCCAAAGCAATAGCGTCCATCAAGAATGACGCCATTTTGGGACCGCCGATTGGCTGCATGGATTCTGTTTCCGATCAGGCAATCAAAGCTTCCAAATCCTCCAAAAACTCAAAAGGATGA